Genomic window (Spirosoma sp. KCTC 42546):
GATTAGTCTTCTTAGACTACACGGTTCGGTTCTCGTAACAGGTGTATGGCTACTCATACCCAATAATCAGGCATTTGAAACAGGCTCCGGTTTCATAGCTTCCTCACCAGTACCCAGCGGCAAATCATCGACTACCGATGAGCTGTCCATAGCTTGAAGCACCGATAATAGTCGCTCATTTTCAGCCCGTGTGCCCACCGAAATACGCAGACAACCGCCACATAGTTTTACCTTTGAGCGGTCCCGAACAATTACCTGCTGCTCAATCAGGTGTTCAAAAATACCCTTTGCATCATTGAATTGAACCAGCAAAAAGTTCGCATCGGATGGATAAATTACCTGTACCGATGGCAAAGAACGCAGTTTCTCGGCCAAAAACTGACGTTCCGTCAAAATTTGACGAACCATCTCATCCTTTGCAGCTTCGTGGGTAAGGGCATCCAGAGCGAGCGACTGGGTTGGAGCCGAGATATTATATGGCGGTTTGATCTTATTGAGCACCTGGATTAACTCCTCAGAGGCAAAGCACATTCCCAGGCGTAATGCCGCCAAGCCCCAGGCTTTGGAGAAGGTTTGCAAGACAACCAGGTTCGGGTAGCGGTCCAGTTCAGTGGTCCAGGATGGCGTGTCGGCAAAATCGATATAGGCTTCATCCACAATCACTAACGACTGTCGAGCCGCTTCGAGAATCGTGCGAATAGCATCGGCCTGCAGTAGATTCCCCGACGGGTTATTGGGCGAACACAACCAGATCAGTTTTGTATTTGAGTTGATTGCCTTTAAAACGGCCTCCGTATCCACCTGAAAATCGGGCGTCAGTGGCACTTTGACCAGCTCCACATCATTCACCGCTGCCGAAACTTCATACATGCCATAGGTTGGCGGCATGATTAATAGATTATCTTGGCTCGGCGTACAGGTGGCACGAACGAGTAAATCAATCGGTTCATCGGACCCATTGCCCAGGAAAATCTGCTCAGGTCGAACCCCTTTGATGGGTGCCAGCCGCTGCTTGATAGCCCACTGATGCGGGTCGGGATAGCGATTATAATCGCCCGTGTTTGTTGTTGAACCAATTGGATTTTCGTTCGCATCCAGGAATACACCGACTTTACCCGTATACTCATCGCGAGCGGATGAATAGGGTGTCAGGCTAAGAATATGGGGGCGAAGGAGGTTATTAAGATTAAATGATTGCATTAGCTTAATTTCTGAAAAAATCGCGAGTCAAATTCAATGGACTCCACGGCAATTAGTTTTACGTCTGTGAACAATTCCTGAGCGGGATTGAGCAGATAATTGTACTCTGCCCGAACGATAACCGAAGGCACACGCAACAGAAGTGACTCATTTGAAGCCAGCCATTGACTACCAAGCTGTTGAGTATAGGCTTCGTCAACTTTCCAATTTTCGGGCAATTGCTGGCTGTTGATAAACGGAATATGATCAGGAACATATAACACCATGACCCGATAATCGGTTGGGGGTTGTGGTTGTCGCAGGTGAACCAGTGTCTCTAAAATGGCTAATGACCGACTACTGGCAGCATAGATCACCGGCCTCCCTGCTTCGTTCCACCTCCCTCCATACACAGCCGCACCATTCCCCGACAGATCGCTGGCGTACTTCTGGCGCGTAACCCGAAATAACTCCATCAGGCAAAAATTCCATGTTCAATCCGACCAATCTCCCGGTCAACGATACCAATGCCTTTATGCGTTTTGAGGAAATCAACAGGCCGCCGATTGCCCAACGCCAAAATCGACCCATGGAGCCAGTCTCGAAAATAGTCTTTCCCCAATGCATCTTCGCCATGTTCAAACAACTCGGCCAGAGCCACAATATGGTCTGAGACACTATCGGAAAGTAGATCCTTATCCTGATATCGTTGCAGGTTACGGGGGGTAACGGGCAGATATTGTACAAGTTCTTTGGGCTCAATGCCCAGCGAATCAGCTAAATAGCGAATTGTGGCTTTAGGGATACCCTGTTCAATCAGATGCATCAAGTCAGCTTCACTACGAATACTTCGTCCAAGTATTTCATGGCCGCCCAGTCGATTGGCGATGGCTATGATTGTCATAATGAGGAATTATTTCCTTAAAAATACAGACATTTTTCCGTTAACCCAAACTGACCCGCTTAGCATACAGCATTAATGAGTCAGGCAGTTGGTGTTGGTCGCCACCGAAACGACTGATCGTCAATGGCACGCATAGTACACAGAACCCCGTTGAGGTGATCGTATTCATGCTGAATTAATTCCGATAAGCCCCAATCGGCAACCTCCCAGGTGTGGTGTTGCCAGTGTTCATCCCGATACGTGAGTGTCAACTGGCAATGTCGCCGGACACGTACCAATAGATTGGGGAAACTCATGCAATCGTCCCAAAGTTCGCTGGTTTCGTCACTGACCACTACCAGTTCAGGATTGATGATAACCTGCGGTTTGGCTACATTAAGGTAAATCAGTCTTTTCATAATACCAAGTTGCGGAGCGGCAATACCCCGTCCAAACTGGTACTTCGCTCTGATTTCCTCCATCACCGTATGCAAATCAGCCACCCAGCCTGCCGCCAACGGAAGCTCTGATTCCAGAACAGGCTCGCAGGTTTCGTACAGGCGGGGATCGCCTAAGAGCAGGAGGTCGGCGAGGTGTTTCATTCGTGAGCGTTTTATAGCGTCTGTTTTCGATTTCGTGACCGTAAATAGATTAGCCAACCAGCGCCAATCAACGCAATCAGTGCGTAAACTATGTAGCGTAAATTGAGTTTTGATGATACCTCAACTAATCTGGTAGAACGGGGAGGCTCAAATGTCAACGCTTCATTAGCAATTGGTTTATTGAGGACGGGCTGGTACGTCAAGCTCATTTTTACCAACTGCTTAGTTTTACTGATTGAATTATTTTCATCGATCCGGCGCAACAGGAAGGTATTCTGATCAACCCAGAGAACAGCCTCCTTATTTTTCCAATAAGCCCCAGGAACGTGCCCTGTAAGTCGGTAGCAGGAACTCTTATCCAGTGTATCTGTGCCGATCAATTTCACATCTTTTAACGAGTCGATACCCCAGCCAGCGTCAGTACGTTCAGCGATAAGTAAGAAAGGAACTTTGCGGGATGCGGTACCAGAAACGCCTGTAGCAATACCTAAAGCTGAGCCCAATGAGGCTTCGTGGCTCGTCGAATCCCATAAAGACCACCATACGTGTACATCCCCCTCCTGACTCCAGATAACCATCTTTTCTGGCTTATCATCTGATGATTTAGGCTGGGTTTCATACTGAAAACGGAATCGCCCGCCTTTCCGATCATACGCCATCGTAAAGTCCTGAATCGTCGTGAATTTTGGTTTTGTCTGACCAATTTCGTAAAAATCAGTTTGTA
Coding sequences:
- a CDS encoding peptide deformylase; amino-acid sequence: MKHLADLLLLGDPRLYETCEPVLESELPLAAGWVADLHTVMEEIRAKYQFGRGIAAPQLGIMKRLIYLNVAKPQVIINPELVVVSDETSELWDDCMSFPNLLVRVRRHCQLTLTYRDEHWQHHTWEVADWGLSELIQHEYDHLNGVLCTMRAIDDQSFRWRPTPTA
- a CDS encoding DUF2092 domain-containing protein, which produces MKSVRLTIVTGQFKLSLAKWFMAGCILLLKIVPGQSQDMSGKQIFDRMLRVYAEATTYQDQGRVQTDFYEIGQTKPKFTTIQDFTMAYDRKGGRFRFQYETQPKSSDDKPEKMVIWSQEGDVHVWWSLWDSTSHEASLGSALGIATGVSGTASRKVPFLLIAERTDAGWGIDSLKDVKLIGTDTLDKSSCYRLTGHVPGAYWKNKEAVLWVDQNTFLLRRIDENNSISKTKQLVKMSLTYQPVLNKPIANEALTFEPPRSTRLVEVSSKLNLRYIVYALIALIGAGWLIYLRSRNRKQTL
- the hisC gene encoding histidinol-phosphate transaminase — encoded protein: MQSFNLNNLLRPHILSLTPYSSARDEYTGKVGVFLDANENPIGSTTNTGDYNRYPDPHQWAIKQRLAPIKGVRPEQIFLGNGSDEPIDLLVRATCTPSQDNLLIMPPTYGMYEVSAAVNDVELVKVPLTPDFQVDTEAVLKAINSNTKLIWLCSPNNPSGNLLQADAIRTILEAARQSLVIVDEAYIDFADTPSWTTELDRYPNLVVLQTFSKAWGLAALRLGMCFASEELIQVLNKIKPPYNISAPTQSLALDALTHEAAKDEMVRQILTERQFLAEKLRSLPSVQVIYPSDANFLLVQFNDAKGIFEHLIEQQVIVRDRSKVKLCGGCLRISVGTRAENERLLSVLQAMDSSSVVDDLPLGTGEEAMKPEPVSNA
- a CDS encoding antitoxin Xre/MbcA/ParS toxin-binding domain-containing protein; the protein is MTIIAIANRLGGHEILGRSIRSEADLMHLIEQGIPKATIRYLADSLGIEPKELVQYLPVTPRNLQRYQDKDLLSDSVSDHIVALAELFEHGEDALGKDYFRDWLHGSILALGNRRPVDFLKTHKGIGIVDREIGRIEHGIFA
- a CDS encoding RES family NAD+ phosphorylase, whose translation is MELFRVTRQKYASDLSGNGAAVYGGRWNEAGRPVIYAASSRSLAILETLVHLRQPQPPTDYRVMVLYVPDHIPFINSQQLPENWKVDEAYTQQLGSQWLASNESLLLRVPSVIVRAEYNYLLNPAQELFTDVKLIAVESIEFDSRFFQKLS